Proteins encoded together in one Prosthecobacter fusiformis window:
- the rnc gene encoding ribonuclease III, with amino-acid sequence MEVLESVLGYSFRDRQLLTMALTHGSVGYEAQRVQADNQRLEFLGDAVLQLLLSELLYQRLPKADEGKLTTLRSQIVSTKALANVARRLKLGSFLIMGRGEQANGGRERESTLADVLEAVAGAIYLDGGIAEAQRFARFLFSEDLEKLLVNPGDQNPKGQLQEIIQSVGPMPPQYEILGQSGPDHAKSFEASVNWMGAVLGTGSGNSKKEAETASAKAALESPTLIAQLKSLASLNIKSTKISVIKCE; translated from the coding sequence ATGGAAGTGCTCGAATCTGTCCTTGGTTACTCCTTTCGTGATCGTCAATTGCTGACGATGGCCCTGACTCACGGAAGTGTCGGCTATGAGGCGCAGCGGGTCCAGGCAGACAATCAACGCCTGGAATTCCTGGGAGATGCCGTCCTGCAGCTGTTGCTTTCGGAGTTGCTCTATCAAAGGCTGCCCAAGGCGGACGAGGGGAAGCTGACCACCCTGCGTTCCCAAATCGTTTCCACCAAGGCTTTGGCCAATGTCGCACGCCGGTTAAAACTGGGAAGTTTTCTGATCATGGGCCGTGGCGAACAGGCCAATGGTGGCCGCGAGCGGGAAAGCACGCTGGCGGATGTCTTGGAAGCTGTCGCAGGGGCCATTTATCTGGATGGAGGTATTGCCGAAGCGCAGCGCTTCGCACGATTCTTGTTTAGTGAGGATCTGGAAAAGCTGCTGGTGAATCCAGGAGACCAGAATCCGAAGGGGCAGCTTCAGGAAATCATCCAGTCGGTAGGGCCCATGCCTCCTCAATACGAGATCCTCGGTCAATCCGGGCCAGATCACGCCAAGTCTTTCGAAGCCAGCGTCAATTGGATGGGTGCCGTGCTTGGAACTGGAAGCGGAAACAGCAAGAAAGAAGCGGAGACAGCATCGGCTAAAGCAGCTTTGGAATCTCCAACTCTTATAGCACAACTTAAAAGTCTGGCTTCCCTGAATATTAAATCCACTAAAATTTCTGTCATTAAGTGTGAGTAA
- the infA gene encoding translation initiation factor IF-1: protein MKQKEEAIELDGVISAVLAGTMFRVKLKNGHEVLAHISGKMRKRFIRLVIGDNVKIEMSPYDMDKARIVYRL from the coding sequence CTGAAGCAGAAGGAAGAGGCCATTGAACTTGATGGCGTCATCTCTGCCGTTCTCGCTGGTACCATGTTCCGCGTAAAGCTGAAGAACGGTCATGAAGTTCTGGCCCACATCTCCGGCAAGATGCGCAAGCGCTTCATCCGTCTGGTGATCGGTGACAACGTGAAGATCGAAATGTCGCCTTACGACATGGACAAGGCCCGTATCGTCTATCGTCTCTGA
- a CDS encoding ribonuclease H-like domain-containing protein encodes MARDIVYFDLETRRTANDVGGWGNKHKMGISVGVTFSTRLGEYRIFQEEETSDLIYQLTRADLVVGFNHVSFDYEVLMGHTIFDFRDQVRDLDLLVDLEKKLGHRLKLDAVASASLGTGKTADGLDAIRWWQQGKIAEIAEYCAFDVKVTKCVHEYGAKNGFVKYHDRNGREQQVAVDWKID; translated from the coding sequence ATGGCCCGGGATATTGTTTACTTCGACCTGGAAACCCGCCGCACCGCCAATGATGTGGGCGGCTGGGGGAACAAGCACAAGATGGGTATTTCCGTCGGTGTCACCTTCAGCACCCGGCTTGGGGAATACCGCATCTTCCAGGAAGAGGAAACGTCCGATCTGATCTACCAGCTCACGCGGGCAGATCTCGTCGTCGGTTTTAACCATGTCAGCTTCGACTATGAAGTGCTCATGGGTCATACCATCTTCGACTTCCGCGACCAGGTCCGGGATCTGGACCTGCTGGTGGATCTTGAGAAAAAGCTCGGCCACCGGCTCAAGCTGGATGCCGTCGCCTCAGCCAGCCTGGGTACGGGCAAGACGGCCGATGGTCTCGATGCTATCCGCTGGTGGCAGCAGGGAAAGATCGCCGAGATCGCCGAATACTGCGCCTTCGATGTTAAGGTAACCAAATGCGTTCACGAATACGGTGCCAAAAATGGCTTCGTCAAATACCATGACCGCAACGGTCGTGAGCAGCAGGTGGCTGTGGACTGGAAGATCGACTGA
- a CDS encoding endonuclease/exonuclease/phosphatase family protein — protein sequence MILSRLLRFCLISGWAGLGLGLVLQFGLKDHLFGLRLLFYAMPKPCLLALAVILLVWPKAGKRSRLAAAITSLALASTWIASSWGSGPPAGLVRDKNQEVRILYWNLSHPTTIHQGMVDLIRDFKPHFAAFVEPGRKNMEDRCRIYESMLPGYKVEWMRRGILWASRVDYTRRDWGTLERSGAYACYEVTGLGPTFPVVVADVYPHPLHWRKGQLEDALSHTQGRSDALLMGDFNTPLESALLDGYRARYTHALEDAGEGFKETWPLGLPLLSLDHLWLGRDWQTVEARKVWALSHSDHAALLVTLRRKEK from the coding sequence ATGATCCTTTCCCGGCTGCTCCGCTTTTGCCTGATCTCAGGCTGGGCGGGGCTTGGGCTGGGACTCGTCCTCCAGTTCGGTCTCAAGGATCATCTGTTTGGCCTGCGGCTTCTGTTTTATGCGATGCCAAAGCCATGCCTGCTGGCACTCGCTGTCATCCTTTTGGTTTGGCCAAAGGCAGGCAAACGCTCCCGTCTGGCTGCAGCGATCACCAGCCTGGCCCTGGCATCCACCTGGATCGCCAGCTCCTGGGGCAGCGGTCCGCCTGCTGGCTTAGTGCGGGATAAGAACCAAGAGGTGCGTATCCTCTACTGGAATCTGTCCCATCCGACCACTATACACCAGGGCATGGTAGATCTGATCCGCGACTTCAAGCCCCATTTCGCAGCCTTTGTGGAGCCGGGCCGCAAGAACATGGAAGATCGATGCCGCATCTATGAATCCATGCTGCCGGGCTATAAGGTGGAATGGATGCGCCGTGGTATTCTCTGGGCTTCGCGTGTGGACTATACCCGCCGCGATTGGGGTACTCTGGAGCGCTCAGGTGCCTATGCATGCTATGAAGTCACAGGCCTCGGCCCAACTTTCCCGGTCGTGGTCGCGGATGTTTACCCGCATCCACTGCACTGGCGCAAAGGCCAGTTGGAGGATGCTCTTTCCCATACACAAGGACGTTCCGATGCGCTCTTGATGGGTGATTTCAATACGCCTTTGGAGTCCGCTCTTCTCGATGGATACCGCGCACGCTATACCCACGCACTGGAGGATGCAGGAGAAGGCTTCAAAGAAACCTGGCCACTGGGGCTTCCCCTGCTCAGTTTGGATCATCTTTGGTTAGGCCGAGACTGGCAGACGGTCGAAGCCCGCAAGGTCTGGGCTCTTTCCCACAGTGACCACGCTGCACTCCTCGTGACGCTACGCCGCAAGGAAAAGTGA
- the sufD gene encoding Fe-S cluster assembly protein SufD, producing MPATLSPTPKLNLDPVSDTPAIPAPSGLEVIAPVRDETSAPGWFLARSEAAWEEFQKLPTPSIKDENWRYSNAKNMELAQHRPAMPATEAQKQAAILASEGLKERTARFVFVNDELVLSETDALPVGVVCVNFAEALKSHGDVLKDHFMKREMTLGSAKFAALHLAHVKAGTVIVLPKNVAIEKPIEVFHWVVGDHAAIFPHTLIVSGDNAEVSVVDHYRSLEGEGGLSIAVADLVSGTGSRITYAACQELADDAQALHLSSIVAGRDANVKSFQVQLGAAFSRSETVSDLIGQGSRSDMLSVSLPIGDQIVDQRTLQNHMAPHATSDLLYKNALYGKSRSIFSGLITVDETAHYTDAYQTCRNLLNSDEAEATSLPGLEINADQVKCSHGATSGPISDEELFYLKARGISDSESRKLIIEGFLADVLKRFGNSEVLDTLVARIDEKLERAV from the coding sequence ATGCCCGCTACCCTTTCCCCCACTCCCAAACTTAACCTCGATCCTGTGTCTGACACTCCTGCCATCCCTGCTCCCTCCGGTCTTGAAGTCATTGCGCCTGTGCGTGATGAAACCTCCGCTCCAGGCTGGTTCTTAGCCCGCTCTGAAGCGGCCTGGGAGGAGTTTCAAAAGCTTCCGACGCCCAGCATCAAGGATGAAAACTGGCGTTATTCCAATGCCAAAAACATGGAGCTGGCTCAGCATCGCCCGGCCATGCCAGCCACGGAAGCCCAGAAGCAGGCGGCTATCTTAGCATCCGAGGGATTGAAGGAACGCACGGCCCGCTTTGTCTTTGTGAATGATGAGCTGGTGCTTTCAGAAACCGATGCCCTGCCAGTCGGCGTGGTCTGTGTGAACTTCGCTGAAGCTCTGAAGTCACATGGCGATGTGCTGAAGGATCACTTCATGAAACGGGAGATGACCCTCGGCTCGGCCAAGTTTGCCGCGCTGCATCTGGCCCATGTCAAGGCAGGTACCGTCATCGTCTTGCCGAAGAATGTGGCCATCGAAAAACCCATTGAGGTTTTCCATTGGGTGGTGGGTGATCATGCCGCCATTTTCCCGCACACACTTATTGTTAGCGGTGACAATGCTGAAGTGAGCGTGGTGGACCATTACCGCAGCCTGGAAGGTGAAGGCGGGCTCAGCATCGCCGTTGCTGACCTCGTCAGTGGCACTGGTAGCCGCATCACCTATGCTGCCTGCCAGGAGCTGGCGGACGATGCGCAGGCCCTGCATCTTTCCAGCATCGTCGCCGGTCGTGACGCCAATGTGAAGAGCTTTCAGGTCCAGCTCGGTGCCGCGTTCAGCCGCAGTGAAACCGTCAGTGACCTCATCGGCCAGGGATCCCGCAGTGACATGCTCAGCGTCTCACTGCCTATCGGTGACCAGATCGTGGATCAGCGGACATTGCAGAACCACATGGCCCCGCATGCAACGAGCGACCTTCTTTACAAGAATGCATTGTATGGCAAATCCCGCAGCATCTTCAGCGGCCTGATCACCGTGGATGAAACCGCCCATTATACGGACGCCTATCAGACTTGCCGCAACCTGCTCAACAGTGATGAAGCCGAAGCCACTTCGCTTCCTGGTCTGGAGATCAATGCTGACCAGGTCAAGTGCAGCCACGGTGCCACCAGCGGCCCCATCAGCGATGAAGAGCTCTTCTACCTGAAGGCCCGCGGCATCAGCGACAGTGAATCCCGCAAGCTGATCATCGAAGGTTTCCTAGCGGATGTGCTGAAGCGCTTTGGCAACAGTGAGGTGCTGGACACCCTTGTGGCCCGTATTGATGAGAAGCTGGAACGCGCTGTTTAA
- a CDS encoding type II toxin-antitoxin system Phd/YefM family antitoxin, translating into MKAVKKEWQLQEAKNRFSEVVNQALTDGAQTITRHGKPVVVVLSQEEFRRLAPKKEEKEWSMLEHLLACPDKTLHKRVFRTPGAPRDVDFS; encoded by the coding sequence ATGAAAGCCGTTAAAAAAGAGTGGCAACTCCAGGAAGCGAAGAACCGCTTCAGTGAGGTGGTCAACCAGGCGCTGACCGACGGCGCGCAAACCATCACCCGGCATGGCAAGCCTGTCGTCGTGGTGTTGTCACAAGAAGAGTTCAGGCGGCTGGCTCCAAAGAAAGAAGAGAAGGAGTGGAGCATGCTGGAGCACTTGCTGGCCTGTCCGGACAAGACGTTGCACAAACGGGTCTTTAGGACCCCAGGTGCACCGCGTGATGTTGATTTCTCATGA
- a CDS encoding type II toxin-antitoxin system VapC family toxin, with protein MKYLLDTMVVSEPTKRKREPKVIQWLIAQDADCAISILTLGEVERGIVSMAPSQRKRNLTEWFNSFAEHMEQRNRILPVDRTLMSFWGPVYTREERLTKRKPPFVDTILAATAELHGLTLVTRNEKDFPKSLSLINPWKI; from the coding sequence ATGAAGTATCTGCTCGACACCATGGTCGTCAGCGAGCCGACCAAACGTAAACGAGAGCCAAAAGTTATTCAGTGGCTTATCGCACAGGATGCTGATTGCGCCATCTCCATCCTGACTCTGGGCGAAGTGGAACGCGGAATCGTGAGCATGGCCCCTAGCCAGCGGAAACGTAATCTGACGGAGTGGTTTAACAGCTTTGCGGAGCACATGGAGCAGCGTAACCGCATTCTCCCGGTGGACCGCACGTTGATGAGTTTTTGGGGTCCGGTTTACACTCGAGAAGAGCGACTGACCAAGCGCAAGCCGCCCTTTGTCGATACGATTCTCGCGGCTACCGCTGAACTGCATGGGCTGACACTGGTGACGCGCAATGAAAAGGATTTCCCGAAGAGTCTGAGCCTGATTAATCCTTGGAAGATCTGA
- the sufB gene encoding Fe-S cluster assembly protein SufB: MVTAPDNDISDIKVDSVGDFTFPERNKFDSGFGITEKTVDFIADVKNDPDWIREFRHKALKIFQSKPMPTHWATKDLENIKFDEFRYYLSDGQKPKRSWDDVPEDVKRTFDRLGIPEQERKFLAGVEAQYDSEAAYSNIKAAVEEQGVIFVNSTEGLHKHPEIFKKWFGKVIPTGDNKFSALNSAVFSGGSFIYVPPGVKVKHPLQAYFRINSEQFGQFERTLIIADEGAELMYMEGCTAPKFETATLHSAVVELVAMKGAKIQYVTVQNWSSNVFNLVTKRGIAHEDAEVRWIDCNIGSRLTMKYPGVIMKGKRARGEVISIALANTGQHQDTGAKMVHAADDTTSNVISKSISIGEGRSTYRGLVHIPKHLKGCKNNTECDALLINTNSRTDTYPAISVRGNQHSTQHEASVSQVSADQIFYLMQRGLSEAEAMSLSVNGFINDLVKEFPMEYSVELKRLIDLEMEGSVG; this comes from the coding sequence ATGGTCACCGCCCCAGACAACGACATTTCCGACATCAAGGTTGATAGCGTGGGGGACTTCACGTTCCCTGAGCGCAACAAGTTCGACTCCGGCTTCGGCATCACCGAAAAGACGGTGGACTTCATCGCCGATGTCAAAAACGACCCCGACTGGATCCGTGAGTTCCGCCACAAAGCGCTCAAGATTTTCCAGAGCAAGCCCATGCCTACGCATTGGGCCACCAAGGATCTGGAGAACATCAAGTTCGACGAGTTCCGCTACTACCTCTCCGATGGCCAGAAGCCGAAGCGTTCCTGGGACGATGTGCCAGAAGATGTGAAGCGCACCTTTGACCGCCTGGGCATTCCGGAGCAGGAAAGAAAATTCCTCGCCGGCGTGGAGGCTCAGTATGACTCGGAGGCTGCTTACTCCAACATCAAGGCCGCCGTGGAGGAGCAGGGCGTCATCTTTGTCAACAGCACCGAGGGCCTGCACAAGCACCCCGAGATTTTCAAGAAGTGGTTCGGCAAAGTCATCCCGACTGGCGACAACAAATTCAGCGCCCTCAACAGCGCCGTGTTCTCTGGCGGTTCCTTCATCTACGTGCCTCCAGGCGTGAAAGTGAAGCATCCTTTGCAGGCTTACTTCCGCATCAACTCCGAGCAGTTCGGCCAGTTCGAGCGTACGCTCATCATCGCCGATGAAGGCGCGGAGCTGATGTACATGGAAGGTTGCACTGCCCCTAAATTTGAAACCGCCACGCTGCACAGCGCCGTGGTGGAACTCGTGGCCATGAAGGGTGCGAAGATCCAATACGTGACCGTGCAAAACTGGAGCAGTAACGTCTTCAACCTCGTCACCAAACGCGGCATCGCCCATGAAGATGCTGAAGTGCGCTGGATCGACTGCAACATCGGAAGCCGCCTAACCATGAAGTACCCCGGCGTCATCATGAAGGGCAAGCGCGCCCGTGGTGAGGTCATCAGCATTGCTCTGGCAAACACCGGCCAGCATCAGGACACTGGTGCCAAGATGGTGCACGCTGCCGATGACACCACCAGCAACGTCATCAGCAAGTCCATCTCCATTGGTGAAGGCCGCAGCACCTATCGCGGTCTGGTCCATATTCCGAAGCACCTCAAAGGCTGCAAGAACAACACCGAGTGCGATGCCCTGCTAATCAACACCAACAGCCGCACCGATACCTACCCGGCCATCAGCGTGCGCGGCAACCAGCACTCTACGCAGCACGAAGCCAGCGTCAGCCAGGTCAGTGCCGATCAGATCTTCTACCTTATGCAGCGCGGCCTCAGTGAAGCCGAGGCCATGAGCCTCAGCGTCAACGGCTTCATCAACGACCTCGTCAAAGAATTCCCCATGGAATACAGCGTCGAGCTCAAGCGCCTCATTGATCTCGAAATGGAGGGCAGCGTCGGCTGA
- a CDS encoding YcxB family protein yields the protein MNEEITATMPFDAPTMLAGYKWHSRRSTVFGWPLWVAVALVVISTIPSIISQGKIQMFPQYWFLVGAALLLALAYWMGPRIYLRALKTSPSFGTTVSYQFNDQGLLVRMPLGEGKFDWDYFIESISTPDGAMIYSHKKAFNWLPKTAFSSESDYDRFLQLISTKTKHSKIG from the coding sequence ATGAACGAAGAGATTACAGCGACTATGCCTTTTGATGCTCCAACAATGTTGGCGGGGTACAAATGGCACAGTCGTCGTTCCACAGTGTTTGGCTGGCCTCTTTGGGTGGCCGTTGCACTTGTAGTTATCTCCACCATTCCCTCAATTATCAGCCAGGGTAAAATCCAGATGTTCCCGCAGTATTGGTTTTTGGTGGGAGCCGCGCTCTTATTAGCATTGGCTTATTGGATGGGGCCGCGAATCTACCTGCGAGCCTTGAAGACTTCTCCATCATTCGGAACTACGGTGTCATACCAATTTAATGATCAAGGCTTATTGGTGAGAATGCCACTAGGAGAGGGGAAGTTCGATTGGGATTACTTCATTGAAAGCATCTCCACACCTGATGGCGCTATGATTTACAGTCATAAAAAAGCCTTCAACTGGCTCCCAAAAACCGCCTTCTCTTCCGAGTCCGATTACGACCGCTTCCTCCAGCTCATCTCCACCAAAACCAAGCATTCCAAGATTGGCTGA
- the sufC gene encoding Fe-S cluster assembly ATPase SufC, whose translation MSLEIKALHAQIPGREILKGLNLTINPGEVHAIMGPNGSGKSTLSKVLCGHEDYEVTSGEVLLDGENILDMAVDARSRAGLFLAFQYPHEIPGVSNANFLRAALKARLPKGEDIDAIKFYKQLYARMDQLEMDRSFTGRSVNEGFSGGEKKRNEILQLMMLEPKYAILDETDSGLDIDALKVVSRGVNAMRSENRGFLVITHYQRLLNYIQPDIVHVMIDGQIVHTGGKELALKLEEKGYDWVKEELLAAA comes from the coding sequence ATGTCCCTCGAAATCAAAGCACTCCACGCCCAGATCCCCGGCCGCGAAATCCTCAAAGGCCTCAACCTCACGATCAATCCGGGTGAAGTCCACGCCATCATGGGCCCCAACGGCTCTGGCAAAAGCACTCTGAGCAAGGTCCTCTGCGGCCACGAAGACTACGAAGTCACCAGCGGTGAAGTCCTCCTGGATGGCGAAAACATCCTCGATATGGCCGTGGATGCCCGCAGCCGCGCCGGGCTCTTTCTGGCCTTCCAGTATCCGCATGAGATCCCCGGCGTCAGCAACGCCAACTTCCTTCGTGCCGCCCTCAAGGCCCGCTTGCCGAAAGGCGAGGACATTGACGCCATCAAATTCTACAAGCAGCTCTATGCACGCATGGACCAGCTCGAAATGGACCGCAGCTTCACCGGCCGCAGCGTCAACGAAGGCTTCTCCGGCGGCGAGAAAAAGCGCAACGAGATCCTCCAACTCATGATGCTGGAGCCGAAGTATGCCATTCTTGATGAGACCGATTCCGGCCTCGACATCGATGCCCTCAAGGTCGTCTCCCGTGGCGTCAATGCCATGCGCAGCGAGAACCGCGGCTTCCTCGTCATCACCCACTACCAGCGCCTGCTGAACTACATCCAGCCCGACATCGTCCACGTCATGATCGACGGCCAGATCGTCCACACCGGCGGCAAAGAACTCGCCCTCAAGCTCGAAGAAAAAGGCTACGACTGGGTCAAGGAAGAGCTGCTCGCTGCTGCCTAA
- a CDS encoding Fur family transcriptional regulator, with translation MATPSPRSSSKPSGLDCRLAVLGTDARLTPHRREVFQALAESNDHPTAYDLFAKVKERSPSISLATVYNCLEHLTTHGLIRQVQLERGQSRYCANLHEHVHFHCETCGKVIDAHPAADFDPAKFWNLPAGTKVTRMDIAIHGTCNACSHKA, from the coding sequence ATGGCCACTCCATCCCCACGTTCTTCATCCAAGCCCAGCGGCCTGGACTGCCGTCTGGCCGTGCTGGGCACGGATGCTCGCTTGACCCCGCACCGTCGGGAGGTCTTCCAGGCCCTGGCCGAGTCCAATGACCACCCGACGGCTTACGATCTCTTCGCCAAGGTCAAGGAGCGCTCCCCCAGCATCTCCCTCGCCACCGTTTACAATTGTCTGGAGCACCTGACCACCCACGGCCTCATCCGCCAGGTCCAGCTTGAGCGCGGCCAGTCCCGCTACTGCGCCAACCTCCACGAGCACGTCCACTTTCACTGCGAGACCTGCGGCAAGGTCATTGATGCCCACCCTGCGGCCGACTTCGACCCAGCCAAATTCTGGAACCTGCCCGCTGGCACCAAGGTCACCCGCATGGACATCGCCATCCACGGAACCTGCAACGCGTGTTCCCACAAAGCCTAA
- a CDS encoding alpha/beta hydrolase, which yields MKLLSLLLTIQSLLFFNFAFSAPEETAAHIPRLPADLKIINNIVFKEAGGQKLDLMLFQPLEKKFDQAPLVVYIHGGGWGKGDKYKALRQDIIGVIRSLNQEGIACASIEYRLVDGQPTTANDAVADCKDAVRFLARHAGDYGIDPERIATFGSSAGGHLTLVTALGEDADYPCDPAIPGPPVRIRCVASYYPLVSFVDRELMKGSNFERPQRLLPLLGGTLEEKRDLALKLSPIELLRADSPPIFVAHGDDDIVLNFQNAIALRDAATAKGIPIECLISKGAGHGFSGESIHPPRSEIQSRTVAFFLKHLK from the coding sequence ATGAAACTGCTTTCCCTTCTGTTGACTATCCAGAGTCTGCTCTTCTTCAACTTCGCCTTCTCTGCTCCCGAGGAAACAGCCGCTCACATCCCCCGCCTTCCAGCGGACCTGAAGATCATCAATAACATCGTCTTCAAAGAAGCCGGAGGTCAGAAGCTGGACCTCATGCTCTTTCAGCCGTTGGAAAAGAAGTTCGATCAAGCGCCTCTCGTCGTTTACATCCACGGCGGTGGCTGGGGGAAGGGGGATAAATACAAAGCCCTCCGTCAGGACATCATTGGCGTCATCCGCAGCCTCAACCAGGAAGGCATCGCCTGTGCCAGCATTGAATACCGCCTTGTGGACGGCCAGCCCACCACTGCCAATGATGCCGTGGCCGACTGCAAGGACGCCGTGCGTTTCCTGGCCCGACACGCCGGGGACTATGGCATTGATCCCGAGCGCATCGCAACCTTTGGCTCCTCTGCCGGCGGCCACCTCACCCTCGTTACTGCCCTGGGAGAGGATGCAGACTATCCCTGCGATCCAGCCATCCCCGGTCCACCCGTAAGGATCCGCTGTGTGGCTTCATACTATCCACTCGTCTCCTTTGTGGACCGCGAACTCATGAAAGGCAGCAATTTCGAGCGGCCCCAGCGTCTCCTCCCTCTCCTCGGCGGCACTCTTGAGGAAAAACGCGACCTCGCCCTCAAGCTCAGCCCCATCGAGCTCCTCCGTGCCGACAGCCCTCCCATCTTTGTCGCCCATGGGGATGATGACATCGTCCTCAACTTTCAAAACGCCATCGCCCTCCGCGACGCCGCCACCGCCAAAGGCATCCCCATCGAATGCCTCATTTCCAAAGGAGCCGGCCACGGTTTCAGCGGCGAATCCATCCATCCACCCCGCTCCGAAATTCAGTCCCGAACGGTCGCCTTCTTCCTCAAGCACCTCAAGTAG
- a CDS encoding trypsin-like peptidase domain-containing protein, with the protein MLIWRATGNLLLFFSYCFVCDAKSETLPGKEREMVVQRDATPLGSRTQVVLSYADVIERVRDSVVTVYVSRASKGEDREDSEENPFDLVPRRRSIDDDSEEKYQGSGSGVILTQDGLIVTNAHVVKDADKIYIRLRGREEDMEAVMMGIDPATDIAVLKMEAESLKPSTLGDSSVVRPGDVVLAIGSPFGLEQTITLGIISATGRGTLGLIDGGMEDFLQTDAAINPGNSGGPLLDGLGRVIGINTARYWGDNIGFAVPANLVLKVAGDLYRHGWVVRGFLGVHTLEVTPKLVGELKLPKKARGVIINSVEADEAAAKAGFHSGDLVIEVNGRRVENGARFRLSLASQQPGDEATFQVLRDGKEISLQAKLGDPPELRAARAIAAKAEPSDHEWAPGLFVAEVDRDWRMKLKLSPQIKGLVVTKDFKIQDRGVHLSAGDQILLINGKPVKNQAEAKAQLASLKTQILLLKIRGAEDERFVAVPRVP; encoded by the coding sequence ATGCTTATCTGGCGCGCCACAGGAAATTTGCTTCTATTTTTCAGCTATTGCTTTGTGTGTGATGCCAAATCTGAGACGCTGCCTGGAAAGGAACGTGAGATGGTGGTGCAGAGAGATGCTACTCCGCTAGGAAGCCGGACCCAGGTGGTTTTAAGCTATGCGGATGTGATTGAGCGTGTGCGGGACAGCGTGGTGACAGTGTATGTTTCCCGAGCGAGCAAAGGTGAGGATCGTGAGGACAGTGAGGAAAATCCTTTTGATCTTGTCCCAAGACGAAGATCCATTGATGACGATTCAGAAGAAAAGTATCAAGGCAGCGGGAGTGGTGTCATTCTTACTCAGGATGGATTGATCGTCACAAATGCCCATGTGGTGAAGGATGCGGACAAGATTTACATCCGGCTACGTGGGAGAGAAGAAGACATGGAAGCAGTGATGATGGGCATTGACCCGGCGACGGACATCGCCGTGCTCAAGATGGAGGCGGAGAGTCTGAAGCCGTCCACTCTGGGGGATAGCAGCGTGGTGCGTCCAGGGGATGTAGTGCTGGCCATCGGCAGTCCTTTCGGGCTGGAGCAGACGATCACCCTGGGTATCATCAGTGCTACAGGCCGGGGTACACTGGGGCTGATTGACGGAGGGATGGAAGATTTTTTGCAGACGGATGCGGCGATCAATCCTGGCAATTCGGGAGGGCCTTTGCTGGATGGATTGGGGAGGGTGATCGGCATTAATACGGCCCGCTACTGGGGAGATAACATCGGCTTTGCCGTGCCGGCCAATCTGGTGCTAAAAGTCGCCGGAGATTTGTACCGCCATGGATGGGTGGTGCGAGGTTTTTTGGGGGTGCATACACTGGAGGTGACTCCGAAACTGGTTGGAGAACTGAAGCTGCCCAAGAAGGCGCGGGGTGTGATCATCAACAGTGTGGAAGCCGATGAAGCTGCTGCGAAGGCTGGATTTCATTCGGGAGATCTGGTCATTGAAGTGAATGGCCGACGGGTGGAAAATGGGGCAAGATTTCGCCTCAGTCTGGCCAGTCAGCAGCCGGGTGATGAAGCGACTTTCCAGGTGTTGCGCGATGGGAAGGAAATCAGCCTTCAAGCTAAGCTGGGAGACCCTCCCGAATTGAGGGCAGCGCGTGCTATCGCAGCGAAGGCGGAGCCGTCCGATCATGAGTGGGCTCCCGGTCTGTTTGTGGCGGAGGTGGACCGGGATTGGAGGATGAAGCTAAAGCTGTCCCCCCAGATAAAAGGCCTGGTGGTCACGAAGGATTTCAAAATCCAGGATCGTGGTGTCCATCTCAGTGCCGGAGACCAGATCTTGCTGATCAATGGCAAGCCGGTGAAAAACCAGGCAGAGGCTAAAGCGCAGCTGGCTTCGCTAAAAACTCAGATCCTATTGCTTAAAATCCGGGGAGCGGAGGATGAACGTTTTGTGGCGGTGCCGCGTGTGCCCTGA